Within Coturnix japonica isolate 7356 chromosome 13, Coturnix japonica 2.1, whole genome shotgun sequence, the genomic segment ATGGGGGTGGGTGCAAGGGGAGCAGGGAGTGGAGCGCACCAAGGagtgcagaggggctggaatATCCCTTCGGGCAGCTCTGGTGCTCACCTTTGCCTCCTGCCATCACATCCCAGGCTCTTCTCTGGCCCAAAGCCCACGCCTTTCCCACACACTGGCAATtcagaatagaatcatagaatcacagaatcattaaggttggaaaagacctctaagatccccaagtccaaacccaacccaccccaccgTGCCCCTGACTACGTCCCCAAAtgtcacatctccacattttgaacacctccagggatggagacccccccccaccctccccacctccctgggcagcgtgtgccagtgcatcaccaccctttctgagaatacatttttcttaataccCAGCCTGGAACCTTCACTGatgcaacttaaagccattccctctcatcctctCGCTGctacctgggaaaagaggcctAAAGTTGAGTGcgctggaggcagcagggattctccatcttttccttaagaccctgccctgctcttccttaattttttccttaattctcCCTTAATTTCCTCTGCAGAAAGATGCTACCTTTCAGttaaagacaaagaaatccTCAGCTTGCTTTGGACACAGCAGCAGCGCTGGCTCCTGGAGGAAGCTGCCAGGCTGAGGGATGAGCACATCCCATGGGCACGCGCTGCAAAGGAtgcacctgcagggatgggagctCAGGGGCTGCTCCTTTCCcctttgatgttttttttctgttcacttgTACCGGCGATAGCTCTGTCATTTTGGGAAATGGAACTAAGGCACATGCATAAGCAGCCCCTGACAGCAATTAGTTCTGGCAGTATTTTTGTGGTAATGAATTCCAATGAAGCCGGGGTTGTCGGTGCCCAAACACTTCATTAACTGCTGCTATATCACCGTGATGCAGTTGAGAAATCACATTATAATAAACCACGTTTTTCTGCAGGCAGCAACAAGGATAATAAATGGGACGAATAATAATTCAGGCTATTCACAATCATCCCTATGCTTTAGAGTTCTGGAATTTTTGGTAAGTAGATTGAATGGTATATGAGGATGAATCGTATTCTGAATTTCTCAGTGACTCAGTTATTTATGggctttttttaatgtattcttaGAGAATGCGCTCCACTTTGTCACACTTGCCAGTTAAACACTGAAGTACACACACGCTGTTATGGCAATAAGGCAAGTCATCTGTCATTTAGCAGAAAGTAATTGCAATCTGAATGAAGGAAAGGAGATGATAACTATTTCGATGTGAAGTATCAGGAAGTCTTTGTGTGTTTCTATATATTTACAGGATATAGTAAGTACTTTTATGTAAGTATGGAAATACGCAGCTTTTGAAAATGCCTTGAAAGGCACAACTGAGGcattcccttcttccttttgcatGTATCAGCTGAAGAGAGCGGCATTATTCTgtcacagcaaaaggaaattaatacTGATCACTGCCTTTGCAGCGATTAGTATgtcaatggggaaaaaaaaaaaaaaaaagcctgaatcTGATGCTGTTTCTGTTGAAAAGCAGCCTTCCGTGTGAATCACTTTAGCTGCCCATTCATTGGGCAttgtggggctgcagagagcagtagAGGAGTGGTCCTGAAGAGCTGCTTGGTCACTGAAGGGATGGAGAGGACAGTTTTCATAGCCAGGgggaactgaaaacaaaagcaacccaTTTTCAGAAGTCTCTATTTGGCACATTCCCTGGATAAAGTTCATACATGTACTGGCATAATACAAATTTCCTCTCAGATCAGACGTATGAttactgtgctctgtgctggtgaagtCACCCTGACTCACCATTCTTGGAACCTGGGAAAAAAACTGCTTGTTTCACTTTCAAGAGAACATGTGGAGAAAGCTCAGAACCACAATGAGCTCTCATCAGCCCCATCCACCCCTACCCAGCTAAGGGCTGATGGGTTTCACCAAGAGATGTAATCCTTGtgcaaagcaatgaaatgcCCACACTGTCATCATTAGTGGTGGTTTAAAACGTGTGGGAGCTTTCAAGTGGagcttttcctcatttttccctCTTAGATGAGGGCTGTTCATCTAAGAATTTGAGCAGCAAGCAGTATGGCTTCTAAGCATGTATTGACTGTGTAAAACTGGGGATCTTGTAGGGTATCTCCTATCTCTTTCTAGTTATAGTTGATAACCACTTGACAAAGCCAAAACCATGGGAAAAAGACTAATAATGGAAAGAGCCAACCTGCTTCTAAAAGATGGGTTTTATGTGTATGACAAATGCAATACAGTCATAAATCCAAAATGATCATTTATAAGGGGTTATTTCcataatttatttcctctctgatATGGATAAAAGCAACCAGGAGTGGAACAACAGTCCCACTCACTTTGTGATGCTACCCTGGAACCCCATCACCAAGGGAACAAAACGGGTGTGGGATGATGCTCTCCCAACaggctttctcttctctgataCTTCTTGGGTACGTAGTAACCATAAAAATACCCTCTGTCTCTCCCCTGGTAACCCTTGGGCTGCACTTGTGTTACCCAGATGTGTAGATTAAGACTCCTTTGAACTTGTCTATAGCCCTTGAACGTGGCTAGAATATGACCATATTTTTCAAGGAGATGAGGTCTTGTAATAGTGATTACTTGATAAATTGACTTTTCAAATGATAAAATGGGAGTTGATTTGAAACATCAAACCCAAGCTCAGTCAAGGCCTTGAATTGCACGTGCCTCTTTGGGTTGCATGGaaaatccaaaaggaaaatatcaggAGGAAAAGAGGGTCGAACCAGCTTTTTTTAAGACTCTACTGAAATTTCAGTATTCTTCCATTTCCAGAACATTCAGGAGCACTGCTGATCTACCAAGATTTTCAAGAGACCATTAACCAAACTAAATCAACTGTGGGGGTGCCATGACTTTGGTTTGGAATCTGTCAAGGAAACGCACGCAATCAGTAAATTTAACCTCCAGTCAGGTACAAGTGCTGTCTCTGCAGGTCGTGGTTTGTGCTACGCCAAACAAGAGTAAAAAATCAAACAGGAAGGGTTGGAGATTGggttttcatttccaaagtcTACTCATTGTGACCCTTGATTAGGAcaaaaagaatgtgaaagaGCCTGTGTCAGCTACTAAAGACTGCTTGAGAATACAGAGGCTAAGTTGTATTTGGATTTTGTTGAAAACTCTTCCTGGGAAACTGTTTCAGGGCTCAGAAGGAAagagctgtctttttttcttacatcatAACTGGTTTTTGAAACATAAGCTTTTAAACaaattgcaaatatttgcattgcAAGTAGGctctttttcagatgtttcaaCTGAAGACCCAATTTTCCATCACAAATGGCTTTGATGGGAAATTTCTGTTTATCTCAAGCAGACTGTGGCAGAGAGGTGGGAGGAGGAACTGGTCTTTATGGTCCCATCTTTCCTCTTTGCCTTGCAGATCAAcccagaaacagaagaaagctttgATGGCAGCGAGGTTTATTCTGAGAAGGAGGAGAATGTGAACTATTCAGCCATCTCCACAGGATATTTTCCATATTACAGATCAAATGAGGAGTACTTTGTCGAACCTCTCTTATATGACTTAAATGAAGAAGGAGAGAAGcctgaaaacaaagatgaaggAGAAGGTGGATGTGTGGAGCTTGGTGGAGATGCTGAGAAGGTAAATTACAAGGGAAATTTCTCCCCGTGACTGTAGGTATCTATTGGGCAGCACTCCCAGGCATTCACAGGTGGCATCCATCCCTCCTTGAATGACACATAATTCTAACGATCATTCCCATGTGTCAGCCTCACTCTTCCATGTACCCATACCTCAGCTCCTGTATATGTTTGTTACAGACCGCCCACCCAGCTCTGGGGACAGAGAGGAAGCTGTGTTCTTCCATGGCCAATGTAGAGCCAacatcccagcagctcccaggaggCAGCACCTTGGAAGGCTGCCTTCcatccttctccctccccaccaCACCGCCAGGCCTGAACCGGCCCTTTTCTTCCAGTGGATACTTCCCTTActacagaacagaagcagagctctgcatcGGCCCAGCAATGTGTGACAAGTTTCCCACCAGGACAGAAAATTTGGAGAATGAAGAGGGAAGATGGGTAGAAGACAAAAACACTTGGTATTCTGATGCCAGCTGCTTGGTGTCCTGAGAACAAAGCAGCAAGCTTGTCAGCAAAAGGCAGAGACTGGCTATAGCCACATGAACATCTGTATGAATATGGAATAAATATACTTCTCCCTTTGAATAAAACAGTAAATGAGAAGCTGGACTCTGTaatgacagcagaaagcagcagggaaatgtCTGACTTGGGAAAAACTTGCTCTAGAAAACATGATGAAGGAAGAGGGTGAAGTTCAGAACCATGTTTTTCTGTGGTTAACAGTAAAGGATGGAGGTTTGCTTGAGAACTTGCTCCCTTCCAGGCCCAGAGTAGAGGAACTCCCAGTACCTCTCGGTCAGAGTGAGCCCTCCCAGTAACACACAATTCCTCATGCTGGGCA encodes:
- the LOC116654041 gene encoding uncharacterized protein LOC116654041, yielding MAAHPFCIGTVVSQLSHIPMNNRSSLALYKAYWGTCRYGLKVKRTFSICRLFAGIVSRFTIFVKMGICSSLSVWSPLSLGLECSCTTCVYGSQPARQNMGSSRELGIISSFCAQHEELCVTGRAHSDREVLGVPLLWAWKGASSQANLHPLLLTTEKHGSELHPLPSSCFLEQVFPKSDISLLLSAVITESSFSFTVLFKGRSIFIPYSYRCSCGYSQSLPFADKLAALFSGHQAAGIRIPSVFVFYPSSLFILQIFCPGGKLVTHCWADAELCFCSVVREVSTGRKGPVQAWRCGGEGEGWKAAFQGAASWELLGCWLYIGHGRTQLPLCPQSWVGGL